The Cryptosporangium aurantiacum genome has a window encoding:
- a CDS encoding 2Fe-2S iron-sulfur cluster-binding protein has protein sequence MEQFDAVVIGSGIGGLAAARALAQFGHARVLVLEQHYTLGGMTHEFSRDGRYEFPTGMHYLGAGSAPFLDFLTDGKAQFAPLPDEFEVLHLAGGEEFPIPASGDRFRARLKEQFPDEADAVDRFFATVGPARTGLAARNVLSSFPAVVRRLGFPIVERLYPATYRTLHDQLARHFRDPRLRAVLAARWQLYGTPPEAAAFGYHASIPLTYYSDGGTHPVGGPKAISGLILESLERRGVLLRPRQQVHRILVERGRAAGVEVEDRATGQRYEVRAPTVVSGVGVRNTYALLGRELPELPAEMSTLMLFAGLTKSPAAFGIRGENHWFVEDDSLYVSFASLNDPAARFHTVEVLQLVDPSHFDAWRGADRPEEYRAFKDATIDRIVRRLDEHWRGFADNVAFTELATPLTFETYQRSARGAFYGLSATPQRLRSDVAGCRTPVKGVVVAGQDAWNAGVLAAAAGGFMAANAVLKPRQVQAMWQAIRAPQPASTPWSGYLRVSRIESLTPTVRRIRLAPLDGDTLPFSFTAGQYVTVGLPVAVEPIERSYSICSDPAERSFVEIAVKHEPQGLGSTFLHEEVETGQALRVTGPLGEFTYEPGPGTLLLIAGGIGITPLLSVVRAAAGSGPIVLLASFRAGERHLFEDDLAALRARVPDVQVVLYGGGHGRIDRRALQPHVRDASRVHLCGPPSMMQDVLGLLTTLGVPRDAIRTEAFVSGHSTQTRRERAHAIELAATVAEFTITDGDGAFPCRPGETILGVANAAHVPFSQSCGEGACGTCRVRVLSGHCETDTRGMFSTDELDAGWRLACQTLPTEDVRIGRS, from the coding sequence ATGGAGCAGTTCGACGCCGTCGTCATCGGGTCGGGCATCGGCGGGCTGGCGGCGGCCCGCGCGCTCGCACAGTTCGGCCACGCCCGGGTGCTCGTCCTCGAACAGCACTACACGCTCGGCGGCATGACCCACGAGTTCTCCCGCGACGGACGCTACGAGTTCCCGACCGGGATGCACTACCTGGGCGCGGGCTCCGCACCGTTCCTCGACTTCCTGACCGACGGAAAGGCCCAGTTCGCGCCGCTGCCGGACGAATTCGAGGTGCTGCACCTCGCCGGAGGCGAAGAGTTCCCGATCCCGGCGTCCGGAGACCGCTTCCGGGCGCGGCTCAAGGAACAGTTTCCCGACGAGGCTGACGCCGTCGACCGGTTCTTCGCCACGGTCGGCCCGGCGCGCACCGGGCTGGCGGCGCGCAACGTCCTCTCCTCGTTCCCCGCGGTCGTCCGCCGGCTCGGCTTCCCGATCGTCGAACGGCTCTACCCCGCGACGTACCGGACGCTGCACGACCAGCTCGCCCGCCACTTCCGCGACCCGCGGCTGCGTGCGGTGCTGGCGGCGCGCTGGCAGCTCTACGGCACACCGCCCGAGGCTGCCGCGTTCGGCTACCACGCGAGCATTCCACTGACGTACTACTCCGACGGCGGCACCCATCCCGTCGGCGGCCCGAAAGCGATCAGCGGTCTGATCCTGGAGAGCCTGGAACGCCGCGGTGTGCTGCTCCGCCCGCGCCAGCAGGTTCACCGGATCCTGGTCGAGCGTGGCCGGGCCGCCGGCGTCGAGGTCGAGGACCGGGCCACCGGTCAGCGCTACGAGGTGCGCGCCCCGACCGTCGTCTCCGGAGTGGGCGTCCGCAACACGTACGCCCTGCTCGGGCGGGAGCTTCCCGAGCTGCCCGCGGAGATGTCGACGCTCATGCTGTTCGCCGGTCTGACGAAGTCACCGGCCGCGTTCGGCATCCGCGGCGAGAACCACTGGTTCGTCGAGGACGACTCGCTCTACGTCTCGTTCGCTTCGCTCAACGACCCCGCAGCGCGGTTCCACACCGTCGAGGTCCTGCAACTCGTCGATCCGAGCCATTTCGACGCCTGGCGCGGCGCCGATCGCCCGGAGGAGTACCGCGCGTTCAAGGACGCGACGATCGACCGGATCGTCCGGCGCCTGGACGAGCACTGGCGCGGCTTCGCGGACAACGTCGCGTTCACCGAGCTCGCCACGCCGCTCACGTTCGAGACGTACCAGCGGAGCGCGCGCGGCGCCTTCTACGGCCTGTCCGCGACTCCGCAACGTCTCCGTTCCGACGTCGCCGGGTGCCGCACGCCGGTCAAGGGTGTGGTCGTGGCCGGTCAGGACGCCTGGAACGCCGGTGTGCTCGCCGCCGCGGCGGGCGGTTTCATGGCCGCCAACGCGGTGCTCAAGCCCCGCCAGGTGCAGGCCATGTGGCAGGCGATCCGCGCCCCGCAACCAGCGTCCACACCGTGGAGCGGCTACCTACGGGTCAGCCGGATCGAGTCGCTGACGCCCACCGTCCGGCGGATCCGCCTCGCACCCCTCGACGGCGACACGCTGCCGTTCTCGTTCACCGCAGGACAGTACGTCACGGTCGGGCTGCCGGTCGCGGTCGAGCCGATCGAGCGCTCCTACTCGATCTGCAGCGACCCCGCCGAGCGGAGTTTCGTCGAGATCGCGGTCAAACACGAACCCCAGGGGCTCGGCTCGACGTTCCTGCACGAGGAGGTGGAGACCGGGCAGGCGCTGCGGGTGACCGGCCCGCTCGGCGAGTTCACCTACGAGCCGGGGCCGGGCACGCTGCTGCTCATCGCCGGCGGCATCGGGATCACGCCGCTGCTGAGCGTCGTGCGTGCCGCCGCGGGCTCCGGGCCGATCGTGCTGCTGGCCAGCTTCCGCGCCGGGGAGCGGCACCTCTTCGAGGACGACCTCGCGGCCCTGCGGGCCCGCGTCCCGGACGTTCAGGTCGTGCTCTACGGCGGCGGCCACGGCCGGATCGACCGACGGGCACTGCAACCGCATGTTCGCGACGCCTCCCGCGTCCACCTCTGCGGGCCGCCGTCGATGATGCAGGACGTCTTGGGCCTGCTGACGACGCTCGGCGTGCCACGCGACGCGATCCGCACCGAGGCGTTCGTGTCCGGGCACAGCACCCAGACGCGGCGGGAGCGGGCACACGCGATCGAGCTCGCCGCGACCGTCGCGGAGTTCACGATCACCGACGGCGACGGCGCGTTCCCGTGCCGGCCGGGGGAGACGATCCTCGGCGTCGCGAACGCCGCGCACGTCCCGTTCTCGCAGTCCTGCGGCGAGGGCGCCTGCGGTACGTGCCGGGTGCGGGTGCTCTCCGGTCACTGCGAGACCGACACCCGCGGCATGTTCTCCACCGACGAGCTGGACGCCGGCTGGCGTCTGGCCTGCCAGACCCTACCCACCGAAGACGTCCGGATTGGAAGGTCATGA
- a CDS encoding alpha/beta fold hydrolase, translating to MISNVVLVHGAWVDGSGWRAVHDLLIADGFAVSVAQNPTVTLADDAAAVRRVLDQQTGPTILVGHSYGGAVITEAGTHENVVGLVYVAAFAPDKGESVNSLIPEPQPGTPVPPILPPADGFLLLDREKFPEAFAADLPADEARFLAASQTPWGLGAIGGVITEAAWRTKPSRYLLTTADRMIPPAGQRAMADRIGARVTEVAASHAVYVSQPASVAALIREATATA from the coding sequence ATGATCAGCAACGTTGTTCTCGTCCACGGAGCCTGGGTCGACGGGTCCGGCTGGCGAGCCGTCCACGATCTGCTCATTGCCGACGGCTTCGCGGTGAGCGTCGCCCAGAACCCGACCGTCACCCTGGCCGACGACGCGGCCGCCGTCCGGCGGGTGCTCGACCAGCAGACCGGCCCGACGATTCTCGTCGGGCACTCCTACGGCGGGGCGGTGATCACCGAGGCCGGCACGCACGAGAACGTCGTCGGGCTGGTCTACGTGGCCGCGTTCGCGCCGGACAAGGGGGAGAGCGTGAACAGCCTGATCCCGGAGCCGCAGCCGGGCACGCCGGTGCCGCCGATCTTGCCGCCGGCTGACGGTTTCCTGCTCCTCGACCGGGAGAAGTTCCCCGAGGCGTTCGCCGCCGACCTGCCCGCCGACGAGGCCCGTTTCCTGGCCGCGTCGCAGACGCCCTGGGGGCTGGGCGCGATCGGCGGTGTGATCACCGAAGCGGCGTGGCGGACCAAGCCGAGCCGGTACCTGCTCACCACCGCCGACCGGATGATCCCGCCGGCCGGCCAGCGAGCGATGGCCGACCGCATTGGGGCGCGGGTGACCGAGGTGGCCGCCAGCCACGCCGTCTACGTCTCGCAGCCGGCCAGCGTCGCGGCGCTGATCAGGGAGGCAACCGCGACGGCATGA
- a CDS encoding ATP-binding protein, with protein MSLHLQVLGPLRVWRDGLEQDLGPRQQAYLLALLLARVGKPISTSELIDLIWDEAAPSSALNVIQKYVGVLRRLLEPSLPARATGSYLHRRGNSYLFTAAPGTLDLVAFRELVDAARAQRDREAALDHYVEALGLWRGPAGSGIAEGMSTTTVFAPLDDEFYRVCTTAAELAVSLGRPQRVLPALRLASSMAPFHEPVHAGLVSVLGAAGRQAEALAAFRTVRDRLADELGIDPSPALEEAHQRVLTRPPLPVPADDGESSGLVGRAAELAVLRSAVQSALTGRTAITVLDGEPGVGKTRLLEEAAAFAARHGALVAWGSCLEGDGTPSMWPWEQALGTIVDRSPAPEVWLSGELASILRPRDSVGAAVPDGNAQFRLFEQVVNLIGHASAQQPTLLIFDDLQWADVSSLQLFKHVAGRLPAGTTIVGALRDRAPMPSSELSQVLAAASRRPGHRRLRIGPLSAADVAELVRSESGSDPGDDVTRAIHARTAGNPFFVLELSRLLSEAGTLGVPSTVRDVVRDRMAGLDDRVGDLLRIAALIGRNVDVRLLARAAGVDVAGCLARLEPLQALGLLEPGQDEPSSLRFAHDLVRESVSETTTTQQVTRLHLRVADALEQTHADDDEAAEQLAYHLWAAGPLADPARTAGALIRAGRCAANKLAFESANRHLRSAVRATRAAGLMELELSALTLLAIVVRRYSVYDASMFDMLERAEYLAGTLGRSAEAADFAFIRMMGAYTSIDEGRGALAQRMREDGLMSSDPAVRRYGRHAWGLHQWDIGNIGEAYRCFVEEDDDDAPDEETPLRRGGSIPGEGPGWRAVMTALHGDVETALAFVDTWDTPDDPYAASVWVYYTAMIASMAGDAPLARRAGERWASAGLDRLTSQLEHYIRQDWCWARAVTGDDSAAAAAEAEKLVTAELLDPPQWGIAYQYALVAEAWLAAGEPDRAEAALDRADQAIRDYGQRYAEGLLLLVRARVSLSRGEPLAVVRAAAERACALSTAREAHLFARRARRFLSELGADA; from the coding sequence GTGTCGCTGCACCTCCAGGTTCTCGGCCCGCTACGGGTCTGGCGCGACGGCCTCGAACAGGATCTCGGGCCGCGGCAGCAGGCATACCTGCTGGCCCTGCTCCTGGCTCGCGTGGGCAAGCCGATCAGCACGAGCGAGCTGATCGACCTGATCTGGGACGAGGCCGCTCCCAGCAGCGCGCTCAACGTCATCCAGAAGTACGTCGGTGTCCTGCGGCGGTTGCTGGAACCGTCGCTCCCCGCCAGGGCGACCGGCTCCTACCTGCACCGTCGCGGGAACTCGTACCTGTTCACCGCCGCTCCCGGCACGCTGGACCTCGTCGCCTTCCGCGAACTCGTCGACGCGGCGAGGGCCCAGCGTGACCGCGAAGCGGCGCTCGATCACTACGTCGAGGCGCTGGGCCTCTGGCGTGGCCCGGCCGGCAGCGGAATCGCGGAGGGAATGAGTACGACCACGGTCTTCGCGCCACTGGACGACGAGTTCTACCGCGTGTGCACCACCGCAGCCGAGCTCGCCGTGTCGCTCGGGCGACCACAGCGGGTACTTCCCGCGCTGCGGCTGGCGTCCTCGATGGCGCCCTTCCACGAGCCCGTGCACGCCGGTCTCGTCAGCGTCCTCGGAGCCGCCGGACGCCAGGCGGAGGCGCTGGCGGCGTTCCGCACGGTCCGCGATCGCCTGGCCGACGAGCTCGGCATCGACCCGAGTCCGGCGCTGGAGGAGGCGCATCAGCGAGTGCTGACGCGACCGCCGCTCCCGGTGCCCGCGGACGACGGGGAGAGCTCCGGGCTGGTCGGCCGGGCCGCCGAGTTGGCGGTGCTCCGGAGCGCCGTGCAGAGCGCGCTCACCGGCCGCACGGCGATCACCGTCCTCGACGGTGAGCCGGGCGTCGGCAAGACGCGCCTGCTGGAAGAGGCCGCCGCCTTCGCCGCCCGGCATGGTGCGCTCGTCGCCTGGGGCTCCTGCCTGGAAGGCGACGGAACGCCCTCCATGTGGCCCTGGGAACAGGCGCTCGGCACGATCGTCGACAGGTCCCCCGCGCCCGAGGTGTGGCTCAGCGGCGAGCTCGCGAGCATTCTGCGGCCACGGGATTCCGTCGGCGCGGCGGTTCCCGACGGCAACGCCCAGTTCCGCTTGTTCGAACAGGTCGTCAACCTGATCGGGCACGCCTCGGCACAACAACCGACGCTGTTGATCTTCGACGACCTCCAGTGGGCCGACGTCTCCTCGCTGCAGTTGTTCAAGCACGTGGCCGGTCGATTGCCCGCGGGCACGACGATCGTCGGGGCTCTGCGCGACCGCGCGCCCATGCCCAGTTCCGAGCTCTCGCAGGTGCTGGCCGCGGCCAGCAGGCGGCCCGGTCACCGCAGGCTGCGGATCGGCCCGCTCAGCGCGGCCGACGTGGCCGAACTCGTGCGCTCCGAATCCGGCTCCGATCCGGGCGACGACGTCACGCGTGCCATCCACGCCCGCACCGCGGGCAACCCGTTCTTCGTGCTCGAGCTGTCCCGGTTGCTCAGCGAGGCCGGCACGCTCGGAGTTCCGTCCACCGTGCGCGACGTCGTCCGCGACCGAATGGCCGGCCTCGACGATCGGGTGGGCGATCTGCTGCGCATCGCCGCGCTCATCGGCCGCAACGTCGACGTCCGGCTGCTCGCGCGCGCGGCAGGCGTCGACGTCGCCGGCTGCCTGGCGCGTCTGGAGCCGTTACAGGCCCTCGGCCTGCTGGAACCCGGCCAGGACGAACCCTCGTCGCTACGCTTCGCGCACGACCTCGTCCGCGAGTCGGTCTCCGAGACCACCACGACCCAGCAGGTCACCCGGCTACACCTCCGCGTCGCGGACGCGCTCGAACAGACCCATGCCGACGACGACGAGGCCGCGGAGCAGCTGGCTTATCACCTGTGGGCCGCCGGACCGCTCGCCGATCCCGCCCGCACCGCAGGGGCACTGATCCGCGCCGGGCGGTGCGCGGCGAACAAGCTCGCGTTCGAGTCCGCCAACCGGCACCTACGTTCCGCGGTGCGCGCCACGCGGGCGGCGGGTCTGATGGAGCTTGAGCTCTCGGCCCTGACGCTGCTGGCGATCGTCGTCCGCAGGTATTCGGTGTACGACGCTTCGATGTTCGACATGCTGGAACGCGCCGAGTACCTGGCCGGCACGCTCGGCCGGAGCGCCGAGGCGGCCGACTTCGCGTTCATCCGCATGATGGGCGCCTACACCTCGATCGATGAAGGCCGCGGAGCGCTGGCCCAGCGGATGCGCGAGGACGGTCTGATGTCCTCCGACCCGGCCGTCCGCCGTTACGGCCGGCACGCGTGGGGCCTGCACCAGTGGGACATCGGCAACATCGGCGAGGCGTACCGGTGCTTCGTCGAGGAGGACGACGATGACGCGCCGGACGAGGAGACGCCGCTGCGCCGGGGCGGCAGCATTCCGGGCGAGGGGCCGGGCTGGCGGGCCGTGATGACCGCGCTGCACGGTGACGTCGAGACCGCGCTGGCGTTCGTCGACACCTGGGACACACCGGACGATCCGTACGCGGCGTCGGTATGGGTCTACTACACCGCCATGATCGCGTCGATGGCCGGTGACGCTCCTCTGGCCCGGCGTGCCGGTGAACGCTGGGCCTCGGCCGGCCTCGACCGCCTCACGTCCCAGCTCGAGCACTACATCCGGCAGGACTGGTGCTGGGCGCGCGCCGTCACCGGTGACGACTCGGCCGCCGCGGCGGCCGAGGCCGAGAAACTCGTGACCGCCGAGCTTCTCGACCCGCCGCAGTGGGGCATCGCCTACCAGTACGCGCTAGTCGCCGAGGCGTGGCTGGCCGCTGGAGAGCCGGACCGGGCCGAAGCCGCGCTGGACCGGGCCGATCAGGCGATCCGGGACTACGGCCAGCGCTACGCCGAAGGGTTGCTCCTGCTGGTGCGCGCCCGCGTGTCGTTGTCCCGCGGTGAACCCCTCGCCGTGGTCAGGGCCGCCGCGGAACGTGCCTGTGCACTGTCGACCGCCCGCGAGGCGCACCTCTTCGCGCGGCGGGCCCGCCGATTCCTCAGCGAACTGGGAGCCGACGCATGA
- a CDS encoding PLP-dependent aminotransferase family protein codes for MTLSALARGLNPPKGFVDASMVNPAPDAISLLGGVPATELLPTDAVRRASAQLWDDRDAGRAALRYSPAHGFPTLREWIAAREGVEENRVVVTNGGMHGLTLAVLTIVERGATVAVDDPVFPGFLWALEVSTSQTLPVPVVDDGFDVEYLAERLATGERIAAAYTVPDFHNPSQVTLSAAKRQALVDLAERYDFYVIADDPNRALRFAGQDQGVTAFHSSDRAIHVNTFSKTLGPGWRVGWLVLPEHLVEPVIRLRNRLDVHTSSVNQALVERLFTGYDEIVRRAADVYRERAAVLVDALRSQLPGVFDVREPEGGMFLWPRLTDDSIDPTALFRRVVAGGVIYQPGEYFAASPQRSTARHLRFAYADRTPDELREAVRRLARAFA; via the coding sequence ATGACCCTGAGTGCCCTGGCCCGCGGCCTCAACCCGCCGAAGGGCTTCGTCGACGCCAGCATGGTCAACCCGGCGCCCGACGCGATCAGCTTGCTGGGCGGTGTTCCCGCGACCGAGCTGCTGCCGACCGACGCGGTCCGGCGGGCGTCGGCGCAGCTGTGGGACGACCGCGACGCCGGACGCGCGGCGCTGCGGTACTCGCCGGCGCACGGGTTCCCCACGCTGCGGGAGTGGATCGCGGCGAGGGAAGGCGTCGAGGAGAACCGGGTCGTGGTGACGAACGGCGGCATGCACGGGCTGACGCTGGCCGTGCTGACGATCGTCGAACGGGGCGCCACGGTCGCGGTCGACGACCCGGTGTTCCCGGGGTTCCTCTGGGCGCTGGAGGTGTCGACGTCGCAGACCCTGCCGGTGCCGGTGGTCGACGACGGCTTCGACGTCGAGTATCTCGCCGAGCGGCTCGCAACCGGCGAGCGGATCGCGGCGGCCTACACCGTGCCCGACTTCCACAACCCGTCCCAGGTCACGCTGTCGGCGGCGAAGCGGCAGGCGCTGGTCGATCTGGCCGAGCGGTACGACTTCTACGTGATCGCCGACGACCCGAACCGCGCGCTGCGCTTCGCCGGCCAGGACCAGGGCGTGACGGCCTTCCACTCCTCGGACCGGGCGATCCACGTCAACACGTTCTCCAAGACGCTCGGCCCTGGCTGGCGAGTGGGCTGGCTGGTGCTGCCCGAGCACCTCGTCGAACCGGTGATCCGGCTGCGCAACCGCCTCGACGTGCACACCTCTTCGGTGAACCAGGCCCTCGTCGAGCGGCTCTTCACCGGCTACGACGAGATCGTGCGCCGCGCCGCCGACGTATATCGGGAGCGCGCCGCCGTCCTGGTCGATGCGCTCCGGTCCCAGCTGCCCGGCGTCTTCGACGTCCGGGAGCCCGAAGGCGGCATGTTCCTCTGGCCCCGCCTGACCGACGACAGCATCGACCCCACCGCGCTGTTCCGCCGTGTCGTCGCCGGCGGCGTGATCTACCAGCCGGGCGAGTACTTCGCGGCGTCGCCGCAGCGGTCCACGGCCCGCCACCTGCGCTTCGCCTACGCCGACCGCACCCCGGACGAACTGCGGGAAGCGGTGCGGCGGCTGGCCCGGGCCTTCGCATGA
- a CDS encoding MFS transporter: MKLPLRGIAPFAAGSIGMGIWVTVPGIFLLYFLTDVLAVPPLVAGLAVLLPNIVDVVLHPWVGRLSDADLARRGHRRGLMFVGCLVVLAFVAIFVVPSGLRGTPAAVWVGTALVVGNLLYAAYQVPYLATPAELGIGYHERTRLMGYRSVVITAGVLVSGVVAPLIAGDDPGVNDYARMALVLGLVMLVAMLAGIDGIVRLHRAAPAPPPEPGHGTGLLVALRDRHFRALTASYLMMAITMNLVLAALPYFAEYELGQPKFTSVLVAAFMTPAVLVTPLWVLVARRAGKQRGLLAAQGLFVAGALLPLVGGLPVVLGAMVMLGVAFAGMQLMPLSMVPDVVAASGPGGTANAGSYTGVWTAAEATGGALGPYLFSACLAVGGFVATSAGEHVTQSPTALAAVRYGFTVVPAVLMTVGVVLQRRYTLDRSAASGSDLEEVGVGRP, translated from the coding sequence ATGAAGCTACCTCTTCGCGGGATTGCGCCGTTCGCCGCCGGCTCGATCGGCATGGGCATCTGGGTCACCGTTCCCGGCATCTTCCTGCTGTACTTCCTGACCGACGTCCTGGCCGTGCCGCCGCTCGTCGCCGGACTCGCCGTGTTGCTGCCGAACATCGTCGACGTCGTGCTGCACCCGTGGGTGGGCCGGCTCTCCGACGCCGACCTCGCTCGCCGCGGCCACCGCCGAGGGCTGATGTTCGTCGGCTGCCTGGTGGTGCTCGCCTTCGTGGCGATCTTCGTTGTGCCCTCAGGCCTGCGGGGGACACCGGCCGCGGTCTGGGTCGGGACCGCGCTCGTCGTCGGCAACCTCCTGTACGCCGCCTACCAGGTGCCGTACCTGGCCACGCCCGCCGAACTCGGCATCGGCTACCACGAGCGCACCCGTCTGATGGGTTACCGCAGCGTCGTCATCACGGCCGGGGTGCTGGTCAGCGGCGTGGTCGCGCCGTTGATCGCCGGCGACGACCCCGGCGTCAACGACTACGCGCGGATGGCGCTGGTGCTCGGTCTGGTCATGCTCGTGGCGATGCTGGCCGGGATCGACGGCATCGTGCGGCTCCACCGGGCTGCGCCGGCTCCCCCACCCGAGCCGGGGCACGGCACCGGGTTGCTGGTGGCGCTGCGCGACCGGCACTTCCGTGCGCTCACCGCGTCGTATCTCATGATGGCGATCACGATGAACCTGGTGCTGGCCGCCCTGCCGTACTTCGCCGAATACGAGCTGGGGCAGCCGAAGTTCACCTCTGTACTGGTTGCGGCGTTCATGACACCCGCCGTGCTGGTCACGCCGCTGTGGGTGCTGGTGGCCCGCCGCGCCGGCAAGCAGCGCGGCCTGCTCGCGGCGCAGGGACTGTTCGTCGCCGGGGCGCTGCTGCCCCTGGTCGGTGGATTGCCGGTCGTGCTGGGCGCGATGGTGATGCTGGGCGTCGCGTTCGCAGGCATGCAGCTGATGCCGCTGTCGATGGTGCCCGACGTCGTCGCCGCCTCCGGGCCCGGCGGTACCGCGAACGCGGGCAGCTACACCGGAGTGTGGACCGCCGCGGAGGCCACCGGCGGTGCGCTGGGCCCGTACCTGTTCTCCGCCTGCCTCGCGGTGGGCGGCTTCGTGGCCACCTCCGCCGGCGAACACGTCACGCAGTCGCCAACCGCGCTCGCCGCGGTGCGTTACGGATTCACGGTGGTGCCCGCCGTGCTCATGACGGTCGGCGTCGTGCTACAGCGCCGCTACACCCTTGACCGCAGCGCCGCCTCGGGCAGCGACCTCGAGGAAGTGGGAGTTGGTCGGCCTTAG
- a CDS encoding cold-shock protein, whose protein sequence is MATGTVKWFNAEKGFGFIAPDGGGADVFAHYSAIQTQGYKELSDGQAVEFDVTQGQKGPQAANIRPL, encoded by the coding sequence ATGGCTACTGGCACCGTGAAGTGGTTCAACGCAGAGAAGGGGTTCGGGTTCATCGCACCCGACGGGGGCGGCGCGGACGTCTTCGCCCACTACTCGGCGATCCAGACGCAGGGTTACAAGGAGCTGAGCGACGGCCAGGCGGTCGAATTCGACGTGACCCAGGGTCAGAAGGGCCCGCAGGCGGCCAACATCCGCCCGCTGTAG
- the tuf gene encoding elongation factor Tu produces MAKSQFIRDKPHVNVGTMGHVDHGKTTLTAAITKVLADRDPAANRYVAFEGIDKAPEEAARGITITIAHVEYETPTRHYAHVDMPGHADYVKNMITGAAQVDGAILVVSAQDGSMPQTREHVLLARRVGVPYLVVALNKSDTVEDSELLDLVELEVRELLSEYGFPGDEVPVVPVSALRALEGDPRWVQSITDLLDAVDDYVPVPPRELGEPFLMPIENVLSISGRGTVVTGKVERGTLRVGDPVEVVGLGPTVASVATGLEMFGKSLDSAQAGDNAAVLLRGVKREQVQRGQVVAVPGSVTPHQRFRATMYALTYAEGGRHTPFEANYRPQFYFHTTDVSGGLELDGVEIVMPGDTLDAVVVVLSKPVALEVGLGFAVREGNRTVAAGTITALLD; encoded by the coding sequence ATGGCCAAGAGCCAGTTCATCCGCGACAAGCCGCACGTCAACGTCGGGACGATGGGACACGTCGACCACGGCAAGACGACCCTGACCGCCGCCATCACGAAGGTGCTCGCCGACCGCGACCCGGCCGCCAACCGGTACGTCGCGTTCGAGGGCATCGACAAGGCGCCGGAGGAGGCCGCGCGCGGGATCACCATCACCATCGCGCACGTCGAGTACGAGACGCCGACGCGCCACTACGCGCACGTGGACATGCCCGGTCACGCCGACTACGTGAAGAACATGATCACGGGGGCGGCGCAGGTGGACGGCGCGATTCTCGTCGTGTCGGCGCAGGACGGGTCGATGCCGCAGACCCGCGAGCACGTGCTGCTCGCCCGGCGGGTCGGCGTGCCGTACCTGGTGGTGGCGCTCAACAAGAGCGACACCGTCGAGGACTCCGAGCTGCTCGACCTGGTCGAGCTGGAGGTCCGCGAGTTGCTGTCGGAGTACGGATTCCCCGGCGACGAGGTACCGGTCGTTCCGGTCAGCGCGCTGCGGGCGCTGGAGGGCGACCCGCGCTGGGTGCAGTCCATCACCGACCTGCTCGACGCGGTCGACGACTACGTGCCGGTGCCGCCACGCGAGCTCGGCGAGCCGTTCCTGATGCCGATCGAGAACGTCTTGTCGATCAGCGGCCGGGGCACCGTCGTCACCGGCAAGGTCGAGCGTGGCACGCTGCGCGTCGGCGACCCGGTCGAGGTTGTCGGCCTCGGGCCCACGGTGGCGAGCGTCGCCACGGGCCTGGAGATGTTCGGCAAGTCCCTCGACTCGGCACAGGCCGGCGACAACGCCGCGGTCCTGCTCCGCGGGGTCAAGCGCGAGCAGGTGCAGCGCGGCCAGGTGGTGGCGGTGCCCGGCAGCGTCACGCCCCACCAGCGGTTCCGGGCAACGATGTACGCGCTGACCTACGCCGAGGGCGGCCGGCACACGCCGTTCGAGGCCAACTACCGGCCCCAGTTCTACTTCCACACGACCGACGTGTCGGGTGGGCTGGAACTGGACGGGGTGGAGATCGTGATGCCGGGTGACACCCTCGACGCGGTCGTGGTGGTTCTGAGCAAGCCGGTCGCGCTCGAGGTCGGCCTGGGCTTCGCCGTCCGTGAGGGCAACCGCACGGTCGCCGCCGGCACGATCACCGCACTGCTGGACTGA